In the Bacillus sp. HSf4 genome, CCACGCAAAAGCTGATAGTACTTGATGGAGCGCCCCTGATCTGTCTGAAGGCAGGGTCACCATAAGCGTTGTTTTCGGCCTTGGCTTAAGCTCTGGATTGACTTGAATGGAAGCGTGCGGATCGGGATTGAGCATCACAAACCTTGTATGGTTATATTCATAATCATGGATATCCCGTTTCACGATTTCCAATTGATAGGTTTCAGCAGCCATTTCATTGGCGATCACCCCGATGTTTTCCTCCGGATGTTCATTCACATATTTTGCCGCCGCTCCTGTAGATGTTGCATATTCAAACGGAATAGCATCAAACCGGCTGTGCAAAAATTTATGGCATTGTGCAATCGCATGAGAATGGGAATAAACCTTTTGAATATCCTCCCACGTCTCTTTTCTTGAAGGATGCACAAGCAGATGCTGGCGGATCGGCGCGGTGATTTCCCCGACAATGTAAAGAGGCTGTTCATGGATTAAGTAATCGATTGTCAGATTCACCGAACCTTCGATCGCGTTTTCCAGCGGGACAACAGCCAGATCGATGTCACCGTTCATGGCTGCATCCATACAGGCTGGTATTGTGCGGAATGCCTGCTGTTTAGCTCCCGCAAAACAGGAGCAAACAGCAAGGTGTGTAAATGTTGCTTCTGGACCTAAATAACCAACTTTCATACTCATGATAGATAACATTCTCTCCCTTTAAGCGCCCGAACCGAGTATTTCGACCTTTTCCACGAATTCCAGCTTTCTTAATTTGTTCATCAGCAAATCAACATTTTCATCCATTCCCCTCGTGCTGATGGACAATGTGACATTGGCTCTTCCCTGAAGGGGAATGGTCTGGTGAATCGACAGCACATTGCAGCCTGATTCGGCGACAACCTGAAGCAGATGGGACAGTGTCCCCGAACGGTCTTCCAAATGAAAAAAAAGCGTGATGATCTGTTCTTTAACCATTGTATAAAAGGGAAAGACGGCATCTCTGTACTTGTAAAAAGCGCTTCTGCTCAGATCAACCTTTTGAACCGCTTCAGCAACAGATTCGGCCTTCTTCCTTTCAATCAGCTTTTTCACTTCAAGTGTTTTCCTCATTGCCTCCGGCAGCACGTCTTCCCTGACAAGATAAAAGGTCTCCTCTTTCACTGGTCCTTCTCTCCTTTAAAAACCGGTTTCCATAATCAATCGATCGATTTGAAAGGAAAAACGCTTCCTTTCATCTAAAATTCGGAGAGCCTGCCGGGCAAACTCTCCGAGTCGATCAGTCGATAAATTCAAATTCAAACTCAAGCAGGCGGATCGTATCCCCATCCTTGGCGCCGCGCGCCCGTAACGCGTCATCAACTCCCATACCGCGAAGCTGTCTGGCAAAGCGCTTAACAGACTCGTCTCTTGAGAAATCCGTCATTTTGAACAAGCGCTCCAGCTTGGCGCCGCTCAAAACAAAGGTGCCGTCAGGATCACGGGTGATCTCAAACGGTGCTTCTTCCTCTTCAAGCTTATACACGACCTTGTTTTCGGCCAGTTCCTCTTCGTCATAAAGCGGGAACTCCGGCGTTGTTTCCAAACGGTTGGCAATCTCAAACAGCAGATCTCTTAAGCCTTGTCTTGTGACTGCACTGATCGGAAAAACAGGATGGTCGTCAGTCAGTTTTTCTTGAAAAGCCTTCAGGTTGTCTTCCGCTTCCGGCATGTCCATTTTGTTGGCGACGATAATCTGCGGACGTTCGGTCAGCCTTAAATTATACTGCTCAAGCTCCTTATTGATGGTCATGTAGTCCTCGTAAGGATCGCGGCCTTCAAGACCCGACATGTCAATGACATGGACGATGACGCGCGTTCTCTCAACGTGCCTCAAGAATTGGTGGCCGAGTCCCACTCCTTCATGCGCCCCTTCGATCAGTCCCGGAAGATCGGCCATCACAAAGCTCCGTCCGTCCTCTGTTTCTACCATGCCGAGGTTCGGGGCAAGCGTTGTAAAGTGATAGTCGGCGATCTTTGGCTTCGCTGAAGAAACGACGGACAAGAGGGTCGATTTTCCCACGCTAGGGAAACCGACAAGCCCGACATCGGCTAAAACTTTCAACTCCAGTACAATATAGCGCTCTGTGCCTGGTTCGCCGTTTTCAGACAGCTGCGGCGCCGGATTTGCCGGTGTCGCAAAACGGGTGTTGCCTCGTCCGCCGCGCCCGCCTTTTGCGATGACCGCTTCCTGTCCATGCTCGGTTAAATCGGCGAGAACCTGCTTTGTGTCATCATCGATGACAACGGTGCCCGGCGGTACTTTCACCACCATATCATCGGCATTTCTGCCATGCTGATTTTTTGACATGCCGTGCTCTCCGCGGTCCGCTTTAAAATGTCTTTGATACCTGAAATCCATCAGCGTGCTGAGACCTTCGTCGACTTTAAACACGACGTCTCCGCCTTTACCGCCGTCTCCGCCCGCAGGCCCCCCTTTAGGGACATATTTTTCGCGGCGGAAAGCAACCATTCCGTTGCCTCCGTCCCCGCCTTTAACATATACTTTTACCTGATCAACAAACATAACGTCCTCCGTTCTATTCCTAAAAAACCGCGCTTTACCGAATATGAATTTCTGCTATGCAATCCCGGTCCGATATATCAAACCGTTTGATGATATAATCATCGACATGTGAATCGTGAAACCCTTTGAAATCGGCCAGCCGCGTCAACATACCGTGAAAATCGAGATAGATGACGAGCGGCCCGTCCGTCTGCAATGTGACCGACAGATGATTGTCGCCGCCCTTCATAGCGGAATCGTCAAAAATCCGGAACAGCTTTCTGACGAGAACGACCAGCTTTTCTTCATAGGCAGACAAATCCCTGACTTCACCGATCACCTCATATTCAAGCGTCAGCGAATGAGCCTTCCAGTTAAATGTGAGCAGCTCATAAGCAAAGCGCGGTATTTTAAGATTTGAAAGCTTTGATTCATGCTGAGCTTCTATGACCACTTCCTCGATGATTTCAAAGACGCGGTCATATTTCTTTAATGTTAGATTTCCTTTAATCAATTGCAGTTTATTCATCCAGTCGTGTCTTGAATGGCTGAGCAAGTGAATCAGCTCATGTGTCAAAG is a window encoding:
- the obgE gene encoding GTPase ObgE encodes the protein MFVDQVKVYVKGGDGGNGMVAFRREKYVPKGGPAGGDGGKGGDVVFKVDEGLSTLMDFRYQRHFKADRGEHGMSKNQHGRNADDMVVKVPPGTVVIDDDTKQVLADLTEHGQEAVIAKGGRGGRGNTRFATPANPAPQLSENGEPGTERYIVLELKVLADVGLVGFPSVGKSTLLSVVSSAKPKIADYHFTTLAPNLGMVETEDGRSFVMADLPGLIEGAHEGVGLGHQFLRHVERTRVIVHVIDMSGLEGRDPYEDYMTINKELEQYNLRLTERPQIIVANKMDMPEAEDNLKAFQEKLTDDHPVFPISAVTRQGLRDLLFEIANRLETTPEFPLYDEEELAENKVVYKLEEEEAPFEITRDPDGTFVLSGAKLERLFKMTDFSRDESVKRFARQLRGMGVDDALRARGAKDGDTIRLLEFEFEFID
- a CDS encoding sporulation initiation phosphotransferase B, giving the protein MEEMSKKHENNTDDKALTHELIHLLSHSRHDWMNKLQLIKGNLTLKKYDRVFEIIEEVVIEAQHESKLSNLKIPRFAYELLTFNWKAHSLTLEYEVIGEVRDLSAYEEKLVVLVRKLFRIFDDSAMKGGDNHLSVTLQTDGPLVIYLDFHGMLTRLADFKGFHDSHVDDYIIKRFDISDRDCIAEIHIR
- the pheA gene encoding prephenate dehydratase; this translates as MKVGYLGPEATFTHLAVCSCFAGAKQQAFRTIPACMDAAMNGDIDLAVVPLENAIEGSVNLTIDYLIHEQPLYIVGEITAPIRQHLLVHPSRKETWEDIQKVYSHSHAIAQCHKFLHSRFDAIPFEYATSTGAAAKYVNEHPEENIGVIANEMAAETYQLEIVKRDIHDYEYNHTRFVMLNPDPHASIQVNPELKPRPKTTLMVTLPSDRSGALHQVLSAFAWRNLNLSKIESRPTKTGLGNYFFIIDIEMALDDVLIPGAIAELEALGCKVKMLGAYNAYQL
- a CDS encoding ACT domain-containing protein → MKEETFYLVREDVLPEAMRKTLEVKKLIERKKAESVAEAVQKVDLSRSAFYKYRDAVFPFYTMVKEQIITLFFHLEDRSGTLSHLLQVVAESGCNVLSIHQTIPLQGRANVTLSISTRGMDENVDLLMNKLRKLEFVEKVEILGSGA